In Mycobacterium branderi, the DNA window CTTGCACGGTCATGGCGCCGAGTTCGTCGTCGCTGACTTTGACGAACACCTCGCGGTGCGCCAGCTGCTCGTCGGCGACCAGGTCGGCGATGTCGTAAACCGGTGCGGCGGCAACGTTTTCGGCGTCGAGAATGGCCATGGCCTCGGCGAGCGTCTTGGTGGCCACCCAGTGGGCGACCACCCGGTCGACCTCGCGGGCCCGGGCCAGCCGCCGCTGCGGATCGGCGAAGTCGGCGTCCTCGACGAGGTCGGCGCGCCCGATCGCCCGAAACACTCGCAGCGCCAACGCCGGTGAGCTGCCCGACATCGCCAGCCAACGGCCGTCGGCGGTGCGATACGTATTGCGCGGCGCGGAGATGTCCCAGCGGTTGCCCGCGCGAGTCGGCACCAGCCCGAGCTGGTCGTAGCCGAGCAGCGTCTGCTCCAAGAGCCGCGCCAGCGGGTCGATCAGGTTGACGTCGATCAGTTGGCCGGGCGCGCCGTGCACGTCGCGGTGATAGAGGGCCAGCATCACCGCGTACGCGGCGTTCAGCGACGCCACCCCGTCGGCGAGCATGAACGGCGGCAGGGTGGGCGGCCCGCCGGGCTGGCCGGTGATGTGCGCGAAGCCGCTCATCGCCTCGCCGAGGGTGCCGAAGCCGGGCCGGTCGCTTTTCGGCCCGGACAGACCGTAGCCGGTGATGTGCAGCATGACGATGCGGTCGTTGACCGCGCGCAGCGCGTCGTAGTCCAGTCCCCAGGACCGCAGCGTCGACGGCCGGGTGTTGGCGATCACGACGTCGGCATGTTCGGTAAGGCGACGAAACAGTGCCTGCCCTTCCGCGACGCGCAGGTCGAGGGTGATCGCACGCTTGTTGCGTGACACCGACTTCCACATCAGCCCGACGCCGTCGCGCTGGTGGCCCCAGCCGCGGATCGGGTCGCCGTTGCCCGGCTGCTCGACCTTGATGACGTCGGCGCCGAATTCACCAAGGTAGGTGGCGGCGAGCGGCGCCGCCGCCAGAGTCGCCATGTCGAGAACCCGGATGCCGTCGAGCATCATGCGCCGACGCAGGCCGGCCGCGGCAGCCCCAGGTGGTCGCGCAGCGTCGCGCCGTCGTAGCAGGTGCGAAAAAGACCGCGCCGCTGCAACTCCGGCACCACCATCCGCACCACGTCTTCGAATGCACCGGGCAAATGCGTTGCGGCCAAGACGAATCCGTCGCAGGCCCCGCCGTGGACCCACTCCTCCATCTGGTCGGCGACCTGCACCCCGGTGCCGACGAACCGCGGCCCCTGCAAAAGGGTGGCGCGGTGACCGGCCAGGTCGCGCAGCGTGACCATGTCACCGCCGATGTGGGCGCGCAGGTTCTGCACCAAGCCGCGAATGCCGGACACCGAGGCAATGAGCTCGTCGGTGATCGGGTCGTCCAGATTGTGTTGGGAGAAGTCGTAGTTCATCAGCTCCGAGAGCAGGGTCAGCGACGCCATCGGATGCACTAGCTCGTTGAGGAAGACCTGCTCGCGGTGCTTGGCGTGATCCTCGGACTCCCCCACCACGGCGTAGGCCATCGGGCACAGCTTGACGGTGTCGGGGTCGCGGCCGGCGGCGGCAATGCGTTCCTTCTGGTCGGCGTAATGGCTGCGCGCCACCTCGATGCCGGGGTCGCCGGTGAAGATCAAATCCGCCCAGCGCGAAGCGAATTCGCGCCCCCTCCCGGACGAGCCGGCCTGGATGATCACCGGCCGGCCCTGCGGGCCGCGCGGCACGGTCAGCGGGCCGCGCACCGAGAAATATTCGCCGACGTGGCCGAGTTCGTGCACCTTGGCCGGATCGGCGTAGCGTCCTCCCGCACGGTCGTGCAGCAGGGCGCCGTCTTCCCAGGTGTCCCACAGTCCGACGACGGCGTCGAGAAATTCGTCGGCGCGGTCGTAGCGGGCGTCGTGGCCCAAATGTGCGTCCACGCCGAAGTTTTGGGCTTCGCTGTCGTTGACCGAGGTGACCACGTTCCATGCCGCGCGACCACCCGACAGGTGATCGAGGGTGGCGAAGGTGCGCGCCACGTGGAACGGCGGGTAGTAGGTGGTCGAGCAGGTGGCGCCCAGACCGATGCGTGAGGTGGCTTGCGCCAGCACGCCCAGGACGATGGACAGGTCCAGCTTCACCGGCCGGGCTCCGTAGCGCACCGCGTCGGCGACCGAGCCGCCGTAGATGCCGGGCATCGCCAGCCGGTCGTCGAAGAACATCAGGTCAAAGCAGCCCTCTTCGAGTTGCCGGCCGATCTTGGCGTAGTAGGACGCATCCAAGTAGCCGTGCTCGGTGGCCGGGTGACGCCACGAGCCCGCGTAGACCGAGGTATTGCCCGCTTGCATGAAGGCGACGAGCGCCATCTGTCGTGTGACCATGCCTTGTGTCTAACATTTGATATATCAGATTTCAAGTGTTAGATGCCCGAATGGCTTAAGGTCGTGGTCATGCCCAGCATCGACATCGCCGGCACGGTGCGTGAGCGCGCCGCCCGGGAACTGCGCGACCGCATCCTCACCGGCGCGCTGCCCGCCGGCACCCGGCTCGACCTGGACGCCATCACCGCCGAGTTCGCCACCAGCCGCACACCGGTTCGGGAGGCGCTGCTCGAGTTGTCTTACGACGGGCTGGTGCGGGTGGCTCCCCGCAGCGGCATCACGGTGATCGGGATCAGCCCCGACGACGTGCTCGACAGCTTCACCATCCTCGGCGTCCTGACTGGGCAAGCCGCAGCGTGGGCCGCGCAGCGGGTTACGGCGGACGGCATCGAGCGGCTGCGCGCGCTGGCTACCGACGTGGAATCGCATTCGGGCGAAGGCCGCATTGTCGACGCGAATTGGCGCTTTCACCGGGAGATCCACCGGGCCGCTCACTCGCAGCGGCTGATGGCGCAAATCCGGCAGGCCGTGCGGGTAGTGCCGTCGAACTTTCTGGCGGCCTTCCCCGAGCACGAGCATCACGCGTTGGAGGACCACCAGGCG includes these proteins:
- a CDS encoding CaiB/BaiF CoA transferase family protein, which encodes MLDGIRVLDMATLAAAPLAATYLGEFGADVIKVEQPGNGDPIRGWGHQRDGVGLMWKSVSRNKRAITLDLRVAEGQALFRRLTEHADVVIANTRPSTLRSWGLDYDALRAVNDRIVMLHITGYGLSGPKSDRPGFGTLGEAMSGFAHITGQPGGPPTLPPFMLADGVASLNAAYAVMLALYHRDVHGAPGQLIDVNLIDPLARLLEQTLLGYDQLGLVPTRAGNRWDISAPRNTYRTADGRWLAMSGSSPALALRVFRAIGRADLVEDADFADPQRRLARAREVDRVVAHWVATKTLAEAMAILDAENVAAAPVYDIADLVADEQLAHREVFVKVSDDELGAMTVQAPVPRLSDTPGRVEQLGPRLGEHNTEVYGELLGLTRIEIDDLHARGVL
- a CDS encoding LLM class flavin-dependent oxidoreductase, whose protein sequence is MVTRQMALVAFMQAGNTSVYAGSWRHPATEHGYLDASYYAKIGRQLEEGCFDLMFFDDRLAMPGIYGGSVADAVRYGARPVKLDLSIVLGVLAQATSRIGLGATCSTTYYPPFHVARTFATLDHLSGGRAAWNVVTSVNDSEAQNFGVDAHLGHDARYDRADEFLDAVVGLWDTWEDGALLHDRAGGRYADPAKVHELGHVGEYFSVRGPLTVPRGPQGRPVIIQAGSSGRGREFASRWADLIFTGDPGIEVARSHYADQKERIAAAGRDPDTVKLCPMAYAVVGESEDHAKHREQVFLNELVHPMASLTLLSELMNYDFSQHNLDDPITDELIASVSGIRGLVQNLRAHIGGDMVTLRDLAGHRATLLQGPRFVGTGVQVADQMEEWVHGGACDGFVLAATHLPGAFEDVVRMVVPELQRRGLFRTCYDGATLRDHLGLPRPACVGA
- a CDS encoding GntR family transcriptional regulator gives rise to the protein MPSIDIAGTVRERAARELRDRILTGALPAGTRLDLDAITAEFATSRTPVREALLELSYDGLVRVAPRSGITVIGISPDDVLDSFTILGVLTGQAAAWAAQRVTADGIERLRALATDVESHSGEGRIVDANWRFHREIHRAAHSQRLMAQIRQAVRVVPSNFLAAFPEHEHHALEDHQALVDALADRDAERARDIAERHVLDAGRSLADALQGR